TTAGTATATATGAGTTTAAAGGGTTTATTTAGTAAATTAACATTTCGAAATGTTGTAGACACGATTAAAGAGATTTCAATTGAGATTAAGCATAAGTTTGTAAAGATTAGGGTATATGCTTTAGTGGGTGCAGCTGGTACTGGGAAAAGCTTTAGGTCTCATTTGATAGCGGATAAATATGCTATTCCTTTAATAATTGATGATGGTGTTTTAATAAAAAATATGAAAATTATTGCTGGGAGCTCTGCTAAATTTGAGGAGCATCTATTTGATGCAATAAGACGTTCTCTTTTTGAAGACGATGCTCATAAAAATGAAATGATTGAAGCTCTTCGCAGAGAAGATTTCAGCAAGATATTAATATTGGGAACAAGTGTTCGAATGATAGACAAAATAACAACTAAACTTTGCTTGCCTAGTTATTTTAAGATTATTTATATAACAGATATTTCTACTAAGCAGGAAATGGAAAAGGCTAAAGTTTCAAGACAAATGGGTGAGCATGTTGTACCAGCAGCAGCCTTTGAAATAACATCTGTGAAGCCAAATCTATTCTTAGATTCAATTCGAGTTTTTTTCAAAAGTAAATGGGTTTTTTCAAAAAAGAAAAACTATGTTCGTTCTGTTGTAAAGCCTCATTTTCATGAAGAAGGGGTTTTATCTGTTTCTAAGAATGCTGTAAGACAAATTATTGAACATTGTGTTTCTGAATATAATAGAGATTATATTGTTTATAGCTTAAAAATTAAGAAACATAAAGCCAGTTATTCTTTTAAGCTTTTCTTAGATATTCCACTTGGAAATAACTTGCTTAATAATGCAGAAATGCTTAGGAGTTATATTATTGGGAATGTACTCAAATATACGATAATCAATATATCTACTATTGATATCATCATACATAAATTTTATGACAAAAAAGGTGATTTTAAAGAAGATGAATATTGATTTTGATAAAGTGCGCAATTTCTTTTTAGTAGGGATTAAAGGCTCTGGTCTTTGCTCCCTCGCCTGTTTTTTAAATTCTAAAGGGTATTTTGTAGAAGGAGTTGATGTTTCTTCCCAATTTTATACAGATGATGTATTAAGTAATAATGGCATAACTTATTATGAGGGTATTTATGAGTTTTCACTAAAGGAGCATAACAAGTTATATGATATTTTAATATATTCAACAGCTTATGATAAGGACAATTTAGGTGTTTTAATCGAAGCTCGTGAGCTTGGAATTCCTATTTTGTCTTATCCTGAGGTTCTTGGCGAGATTTCAAAACAGTATTATAGCATTGGAGTTGCAGGCTCTCATGGGAAGACTACTACAACAGCATTCTTGGGGATGCTGTTTAATGGTGTTGGGCTTAAACCCAATGTAATAGTAGGAGCAAGTGTTAAAGATTTTAGAGACAAGTCTAGCCTTGTTGGTGAGAGCAATATCTTTATTGCAGAGACCTGTGAATATAGAAATCATTTTTTGCACTTTTTGCCGGATATGATTGTTTTAACTAATATTGATTATGAACATGTTGATTTTTTTGAAAATTATGAAGCAGTTGAGAATATTTTCTTGCAATATATTAATAACTTAAAGAAAGGGGGGATATTAATAATAAATTCTGACGAGGTTAATTTAGTTAAAATTAAAAATAGAATTGCAAGAAAAGATATTAGGGTTTATAGCTTCAGTCTTAGTTCTCAATCTGATTTTAAGATTGAGAATCTTTACGTAAGAGACGAGTTTTTTAGATTTGATTTTTTAGGGATTATCGATATTAGTCTAAAGACGCCTTTGGTTCATAATGTTTTAAATTTTGCATCTGCACTTTTGGCTTTAAAACTATTTTTAGAGAGAGAAAAAAAAATAGTTTCTAATTTGGAGGAGCAGATAAAGGTAGTAGCTAAAGAATACATGGGAATAAAAAAAAGGGTTGAATTTATTAGAGAAAAAGATGATGTGATATATCTTGATGATTATGCGCACCATCCAAAGGAAATTGAGAATACACTTTT
The sequence above is drawn from the Candidatus Borreliella tachyglossi genome and encodes:
- the murC gene encoding UDP-N-acetylmuramate--L-alanine ligase, with amino-acid sequence MNIDFDKVRNFFLVGIKGSGLCSLACFLNSKGYFVEGVDVSSQFYTDDVLSNNGITYYEGIYEFSLKEHNKLYDILIYSTAYDKDNLGVLIEARELGIPILSYPEVLGEISKQYYSIGVAGSHGKTTTTAFLGMLFNGVGLKPNVIVGASVKDFRDKSSLVGESNIFIAETCEYRNHFLHFLPDMIVLTNIDYEHVDFFENYEAVENIFLQYINNLKKGGILIINSDEVNLVKIKNRIARKDIRVYSFSLSSQSDFKIENLYVRDEFFRFDFLGIIDISLKTPLVHNVLNFASALLALKLFLEREKKIVSNLEEQIKVVAKEYMGIKKRVEFIREKDDVIYLDDYAHHPKEIENTLLGLKSFYKGRRIVLDFMPHTFTRTEILFNDFVKALSNVDVLVLHNIYLSVREDFEPDRLSRELFLALKNLNQNVYFFEEVVDSVEFVKGLLKGNDLFITMGAGNNSILHDFL